Proteins from a genomic interval of Arachis hypogaea cultivar Tifrunner chromosome 10, arahy.Tifrunner.gnm2.J5K5, whole genome shotgun sequence:
- the LOC140175780 gene encoding subtilisin-like protease SBT1.3 produces the protein MSSPHVNGVTALIKAKHPQWSLAAIKYALMTTTYVVDNTMKPLKDASNAEKPSSPYDHGASHINPTKALDPSLFYNIKPQDYFDFLCTQNLTPNQLGVFGKYANRSCAHSLASPDNLNYPAISLSQSRKQDEVEQRCAKAIHGEAKRGDTMGKADERSRAEDDADRR, from the exons ATGTCAAGCCCTCATGTGAATGGTGTAACCGCATTGATTAAGGCTAAGCATCCTCAATGGAGTCTAGCAGCTATAAAATATGCACTGATGACAACAACTTATGTTGTTGACAATACCATGAAGCCTCTGAAAGATGCATCAAATGCTGAAAAGCCTTCAAGTCCTTATGATCATGGTGCCAGTCACATTAACCCCACAAAAGCATTAGACCCAAGTTTATTCTACAATATCAAGCCACAAGATTACTTTGATTTTCTGTGTACTCAGAATCTAACTCCAAACCAGTTAGGTGTCTTTGGCAAATACGCAAACAGATCATGTGCACATTCTCTAGCTAGCCCTGACAACTTAAACTACCCTGCAATTTCATTG AGCCAATCCAGGAAGCAAGATGAAGTTGAACAGCGGTGTGCCAAGGCAATTCATGGCGAGGCGAAGCGAGGCGATACAATGGGTAAGGCAGACGAGCGGAGCAGAGCCGAGGATGACGCAGACAGACGATGA